One genomic region from Spirochaetales bacterium encodes:
- a CDS encoding argininosuccinate synthase, whose translation MNENKIKKIVLAYSGGLDTSIIIPWLKEHYGNAEVVAVCTNVGQDEDLSGLEQKARASGASKLYLVDVKKEFVRDYIFPLLRARALYEGKYMLGTSIARPLQAKCQVDIALKEKADAVAHGCTGKGNDQVRFELTYKALAPHLKVIAPWRLWDIHSREQAIAYARNHNIPLGSISEKNIYSRDCNIWHMSHEGGDLEDTANRPREDLFKLTVSPADAPDRETEITIDFKKGIPEGLNGKKYSPLDLLSELNRLGRENGIGRADIVETRVVGMKSRGVYETPGGTILYAALKELEMMTLDDECLAMKESIAIRYARIVYQGKWFSQIRESLDAFMEKISEYVTGSVSCVLYKGNIIIGSRTSPYSLYMKDLASFGESAYDHKDASGFINLYGLSTGVSSIVRRGEKSDTGQASSIREMATFHDK comes from the coding sequence ATGAACGAGAATAAAATCAAAAAGATCGTGCTCGCTTATTCCGGCGGACTCGATACATCGATTATTATCCCCTGGCTGAAAGAACATTACGGAAATGCGGAAGTCGTTGCCGTATGCACGAACGTTGGCCAGGATGAAGACCTGAGCGGACTCGAACAAAAGGCACGCGCGTCGGGTGCATCAAAACTATATCTTGTGGATGTAAAAAAGGAGTTTGTCCGCGATTACATCTTCCCGCTGCTCCGGGCTCGGGCACTCTATGAAGGGAAATACATGCTCGGGACGTCAATCGCCCGTCCGCTTCAGGCGAAATGCCAGGTGGATATCGCATTGAAGGAAAAGGCGGATGCGGTCGCCCATGGATGCACGGGGAAAGGAAATGATCAGGTACGATTCGAGTTGACCTACAAGGCGCTTGCACCGCACCTCAAGGTCATAGCCCCATGGAGGCTTTGGGACATTCATTCGAGGGAACAGGCGATTGCATACGCCCGGAATCACAATATACCCCTTGGTTCCATTTCAGAAAAGAACATCTACTCCCGCGACTGCAATATCTGGCATATGAGTCATGAGGGTGGTGATCTTGAAGACACGGCGAACAGACCCCGTGAGGACCTTTTCAAACTTACCGTATCGCCGGCCGATGCACCGGACAGGGAGACGGAGATAACCATCGATTTTAAAAAGGGTATACCGGAAGGGCTGAACGGAAAAAAATATTCTCCGCTCGACCTCCTTTCCGAACTCAACAGACTCGGGAGAGAAAACGGTATCGGACGGGCGGATATCGTGGAAACCAGGGTCGTCGGCATGAAAAGCCGAGGTGTGTACGAAACACCCGGGGGAACCATTCTGTATGCCGCACTCAAGGAACTGGAAATGATGACGCTCGATGACGAATGTCTCGCCATGAAAGAGTCGATCGCGATCCGGTATGCCCGAATCGTATATCAGGGTAAGTGGTTTTCGCAGATTCGCGAATCGCTTGATGCATTCATGGAAAAGATTTCGGAATATGTGACCGGCTCCGTTTCCTGTGTCCTCTACAAAGGCAATATCATCATCGGTTCGAGAACATCGCCCTATTCCCTTTATATGAAGGACCTCGCTTCATTCGGGGAGAGTGCATACGATCATAAGGATGCTTCCGGGTTTATCAATCTTTACGGCCTATCGACCGGCGTCTCTTCCATTGTCAGGCGCGGAGAAAAAAGCGATACCGGCCAGGCCTCGTCGATCAGGGAAATGGCGACATTTCACGATAAATAG